The following are encoded in a window of Pagrus major chromosome 14, Pma_NU_1.0 genomic DNA:
- the cand1 gene encoding cullin-associated NEDD8-dissociated protein 1, producing MASASYHISNLLEKMTSSDKDFRFMATNDLMTELQKDSIKLDDDSERKVVRMILKLLEDKNGEVQNLAVKCLGPLVSKVKEYQVETIVDTLCTNMLSDKEQLRDISSIGLKTVIGELPPASSGSALAASVCKKITGRLTSAIAKQEDVSVQLEALDIMADMLCRQGGLLVNFHPSILSCLLPQLTSPRLAVRKRTIMALGHLVMSCGNLVFIDLIEHLLTELGRNDNMSTTRTYIQCTAAISRQAGHRIGEYLEKIIPLVVKFCNVDDDELREYCIQAFESFVRRCPKEVYPHVPTVISICLRYLTYDPNYNFDDEDEDDNAMDAEQNDEDYQGSDDEYSDDDDMSWKVRRAAAKCLDAVVSTRHEMLPEFYRSVSPALVCRFKEREENVKADVFHAYLSLLKQTRPAQSWLADPDAMEQGETPLTMLQSQVPMIVKALHKQLKEKSVKTRQCCFNMLTELVNVLPGALTQHIPVLIPGIIFSLNDKSSSSNLKIDALACLHVIMVTHPAHAFHAHVPALVPPVVACVGDPFYKITSEALLVTQQLVKVIRPLDNQSESSDSFDPSPYINDLFTCTIKRLKAADIDQEVKERAISCMGQIICNLGDRLPNELPGTLLIFLERLKNEITRLTTVKALTLIAGSPLKIDLRPVLPDAVPILASFLRKNQRALKLCTLAALDILLRNYSSAVTPVMVDAVLAELPPLISESDMHVSQMALSFLSTLAVTHPSSLGQLSGGNILQQLIALVRSPLLQGGALAAMLDFYQALVATETPGLGYMDLLRMLTGPVYSQSAALPHKQAYCSIAKCVAALTRACPTEGPAVVGQFIQDVKNSRSTDSIRLLALLSLGEVGHHVDLSSQPELKTVILDAFSSSSEEVKSAASYALGSIAVGNLPEYLPFVLQEISSSKRQYLLLHSLKEIISSASVSGLKPYVELVWSLLLKHCECQEEGTRNVVAECLGKLTLIDPETLLPRLKGYLESGSSYARSSVVTAVKFTISDQPQPIDPLLKNCIGDFLKTLEDPDLNVRRVALVTFNSAAHNKPSLIRELLDSVLPQLYNETKVRKELIREVEMGPFKHTVDDGLDLRKAAFECMYTLLDSCLDRIDIFTFLNHVEDGLKDHYDIKMLTFLMLARLSSLCPSAVLQRLDRLVEPLRATCTTKVKANSVKQEFEKQDELKRSAMRAVVALLTIPEAEKSPLMSEFQSQISSNQELATIFDSIQRDSSSANMESMDTS from the exons ATGGCGAGCGCCTCGTACCACATCTCCAACCTGCTGGAGAAAATGACCTCCAGCGACAAAGACTTCAG GTTTATGGCCACGAACGACCTGATgacagagctgcagaaagaCTCAATCAAACTGGACGACGACAGCGAGAGGAAG gtggtgaggatgatTCTCAAACTGTTGGAAGACAAGAACGGAGAAGTTCAGAACCTGGCGGTCAAatg CCTGGGGCCCCTGGTCAGTAAGGTGAAGGAGTACCAGGTGGAGACGATCGTGGACACTCTGTGCACCAACATGCTGTCGGACAAAGAGCAGCTCAGAGACATTTCCTCCATCGGACTCAAAACTGTCATTGGAGAGTTACCGCCCGCCTCCAGTg gcTCTGCTCTAGCTGCCAGTGTTTGTAAGAAGATAACGGGTCGCCTGACGAGCGCCATCGCCAAACAGGAAGACGTGTCTGTCCAGCTGGAGGCGCTCGACATCATGGCCGACATGCTGTGCAG acaggGGGGTCTGTTGGTGAACTTCCACCCCTCCATCCTCAGCTGCCTGCTGCCTCAGCTCACCTCCCCCAGACTGGCCGTCAGAAAG AGGACCATCATGGCTCTGGGCCACCTGGTGATGTCCTGTGGGAACCTGGTCTTCATCGATCTGATCGAGCACCTCCTGACCGAGCTGGGCCGGAACGACAACATGTCGACCACCAGAACCTACATCCAGTGCACGGCCGCCATCAGCAGACAGGCGGGACACAGGATCG GAGAGTATCTGGAGAAGATCATCCCTCTGGTAGTCAAGTTCTGTAACGTCGACGATGACGAGCTCAGAGAGTACTGCATCCAGGCCTTTGAGTCCTTCGTCAggag GTGTCCTAAAGAAGTTTACCCCCACGTTCCCACCGTCATCTCAATCTGCCTGCGCTACCTGACCTACGACCCCAACTACAACTTCGACGATGAAGACGAGGACGACAACGCCATGGACGCCGAGCAGAACGACGAAGACTACCAAG GCAGTGATGATGAGTACAGTGACGACGACGACATGAGCTGGAAGGTTCGACGGGCGGCCGCCAAGTGTTTGGACGCCGTCGTTTCAACACGTCACGAGATGCTGCCTGAGTTTTATCGCTCCGTCTCTCCTGCACTCGTCTGTCGCTTCAAG gagagggaggagaacgTGAAGGCGGATGTTTTCCACGCCTACCTGTCGCTGCTCAAACAGACCAGACCGGCTCAGAGCTGGTTGGCTGATCCAGACGCCATGGAGCAGGGAGAGACACCGCTGACCATGCTGCAGAGCCAG GTGCCCATGATAGTGAAAGCTCTCCACAAGCAGCTGAAGGAGAAAAGTGTCAAAACTCGTCAGTGTTGTTTCAACATGTTGACCGAGCTGGTGAACGTGCTGCCAGGAGCGCTGACTCAGCACATCCCAGTACTAATACCAG GTATCATCTTCTCTCTGAACGATAAGTCGAGCAGCTCCAACCTCAAAATCGACGCCTTGGCGTGTCTCCACGTCATCATGGTCACGCATCCCGCTCACGCCTTCCACGCCCACGTCCCTGCCCTGGTCCCGCCCGTGGTGGCGTGCGTGGGAGACCCCTTTTACAAGATCACCTCTGAGGCTCTGCTCGTCACCCAGCAGCTCGTCAAG GTGATCCGACCCCTGGACAACCAATCGGAGAGCTCCGACAGCTTCGACCCCTCCCCCTACATTAACGACCTGTTCACCTGCACGATCAAACGCCTGAAAGCCGCCGACATCGACCAGGAAGTCAAAGAGCGGGCCATCTCCTGTATGGGACAGATCATCTGTAACCTAG GTGACCGGCTGCCTAATGAACTTCCTGGAACGCTGCTGATCTTCTTAGAACGCCTGAAGAACGAGATCACCAGGCTGACGACGGTGAAAG CTCTGACGCTGATCGCTGGCTCTCCGTTGAAAATCGATCTGAGGCCGGTTCTCCCCGACGCCGTTCCCATCCTCGCCTCCTTCCTCCGCAAGAACCAGCGAGCCCTGAAGCTCTGCACGCTGGCTGCTCTGGACATCCTGCTCAGAAACTACAG ctctgcGGTGACTCCCGTCATGGTGGACGCCGTCCTCGCCGAGCTGCCTCCTCTCATCTCTGAGAGCGACATGCACGTGTCTCAGATGGCGCTGAGCTTCCTGTCCACGCTGGCCGTGACTCACCCGTCCTCGCTGGGTCAGCTGAGCGGAGGGAACATCCTCCAGCAGCTCATCGCGCTGGTTCGATCCCCGCTGCTGCAGGGCGGAGCGCTCGCCGCCATGCTGGACTTCTACCAG gcttTAGTGGCTACAGAGACTCCTGGTCTGGGTTACATGGACCTGCTGAGGATGCTGACCGGTCCGGTTTACTCCCAGAGTGCCGCGCTGCCTCACAAACAGGCGTACTGCTCCATTGCTAAATGTGTCGCGGCTCTGACCAGAGCCTGTCCCACCGAGGGGCCTGCTGTGGTCGGACAGTTCATCCAG GACGTGAAGAACAGCCGCTCCACAGACTCCATCAGACTGCTCGCTCTGCTCTCATTGGGCGAGGTGGGACACCATGTGGACCTGAGTAGCCAACCAGAGCTGAAGACGGTCATCCTGGATgccttctcttcctccagtGAAGAG GTGAAGTCAGCAGCCTCCTATGCGTTGGGCAGTATCGCGGTGGGAAATCTTCCAGAGTATTTGCCCTTCGTCCTGCAGGAGATCTCCTCCTCTAAGAGACAGTACCTGCTGCTGCACTCACTCAAAGAGATCATCA GTTCGGCGTCTGTGTCCGGTCTGAAGCCGTACGTGGAGCTAGTCTGGTCCCTGCTGCTCAAACACTGCGAGTGTCAAGAGGAAGGAACCAGGAACGTGGTGGCCGAGTGTCTGGGCAAACTGACGCTGATCGACCCCGAAACCCTGCTGCCCCGCCTCAAAGGATACCTGGAGTCAG gttcaTCGTACGCCAGGAGCTCCGTGGTAACAGCAGTTAAGTTCACCATCTCTGACCAACCACAGCCCATCGACCCACTGCTGAAGAACTGCATAG GCGATTTCCTGAAGACGCTGGAGGACCCGGACCTGAACGTGCGTCGTGTTGCCCTGGTAACGTTTAACTCGGCTGCCCACAATAAACCGAGTCTGATCCGAGAGCTGCTGGACTCGGTGCTACCGCAACTGTACAACGAGACCAAAGTGAGGAAGGAGCTGATCAGAGAG gtggagaTGGGTCCGTTCAAACACACGGTGGATGACGGGTTGGACCTGAGAAAGGCTGCGTTTGAGTGCATGTACACTCTGCTGGACAGCTGCCTGGACCGGATCGACATCTTCACCTTCCTCAACCACGTGGAGGACGGTCTCAAGGACCACTACGACATCAAG atgCTGACGTTCCTGATGCTGGCCAGGCTGTCGTCTCTGTGCCCCAGTGCTGTTCTACAGAGACTGGACAGACTGGTGGAGCCACTGAGAGCCACCTGCACCACCAag GTGAAGGCGAACTCGGTGAAGCAGGAGTTCGAGAAGCAGGACGAGCTGAAGCGGTCAGCGATGCGAGCCGTCGTGGCGCTGCTGACGATCCCCGAGGCCGAGAAGTCGCCGCTGATGTCAGAGTTCCAGTCCCAGATCTCGTCCAATCAGGAGCTGGCGACCATCTTCGACTCCATCCAGAGGGACTCCAGCTCTGCCAACATGGAGTCCATGGACACCAGCTAA